The Candidatus Latescibacterota bacterium genomic sequence ATAATGCGACGAAGATGGATAGTCGGCTCAGTCCTGATTCTGTTCTGTGCTGCCCTTGCCATCTGGATCTCGATCAGACCCTCTCTGGAAAGAGAATGGGCGCGAGATCAGGCCAGGCAACCACGTACCGTTTTCGACGGGACGAGAATACATATTACAAATGTCCGAAATTTCGATCATTGTCCGGATAGCGGCAGGACCGTTGAACGCTGGGAGGAACGCACATTTGATCTGGATGAACTGGAGAGTGTATGGATGGTCCTTTCTCTGTTTAAAAAAGACTGGAGGGGGCCGGCTCATCCGTTTCTCAGTTTCGGATTTGCCGATTCGACATATCTTGCAATATCTGTCGAGGCGAGACGGGAGGTCGGTGAGTCATATTCGATCTGGAAGGGGCTGGTCAAACGATTTGAGCTGACATATGTCGTGGCGATGGAACCGGATGTCCTGAGACTCCGCACACTCTGTCATGACGACAGAGTATTTTTGTATCCGATAGATATCTCCCATGAGAAAGGGCGGCAGCTGCTGAGCGAGATGCTCGAGAGGGCAAACAGCCTGGGGGAAAAAGTCGAATTTTACAATACGGTATTCTGCAACTGTACTACGGAGATCATCGCCCGTG encodes the following:
- a CDS encoding DUF4105 domain-containing protein, with amino-acid sequence MRRRWIVGSVLILFCAALAIWISIRPSLEREWARDQARQPRTVFDGTRIHITNVRNFDHCPDSGRTVERWEERTFDLDELESVWMVLSLFKKDWRGPAHPFLSFGFADSTYLAISVEARREVGESYSIWKGLVKRFELTYVVAMEPDVLRLRTLCHDDRVFLYPIDISHEKGRQLLSEMLERANSLGEKVEFYNTVFCNCTTEIIARANTIATVRIPGGFHSFLPGYSDKVVHSLGLINASGSIDDVRARFQVNDRAMMIGDDPRFSIRIREDGP